gactttattatttttgtacttcttacacccaaaaatttcattgcctgccctgctacaattaagttatttaaacaaatgtgttgcaacggtagaaaaaaatggtgtgtctgaaaactgcaggtactgggggtacttataattttttttaaaggaggactttataaaaaaaagaggttcagaaacactggtttagataacAGGAGCCTGCAGGCCAGTCTATGGGAGAGAGTTGCCTTAAGATTGGAGTAGAGGAGGTTACAAGCTGTTACTGATTGCTACTGATTCTCAGCCAATCTGTCATTTGCCTTATAAACCCACAATGACATCTGGGCCCTGCACAACAGCCAGAAAGGGACAGAGCCTGGCCTGAGCAGGTCACAGTCTGGTTAGACAaaaggtgggaagggaaagtgAGGAAGCAAGTTCCCTCATGGTCACCAAGCATGTCAGTGGGAGAGTATAGCCACGAACCCTGTTCTCTCCAGGCTCAATCCAAGGCTACACTAACCACCAGGCTGTGTTCCATCCCACCTCTCCGCATCACTGAACAATGTGGCCCTTAGATGGGAAAGACACTTTGCTAcaggcccagcagggagaggaggtttccgGCTGAgatgctgaactcctgggctgctGTATGACATGTTAAACTCAGATGCGGCAGCCAAGAGGAGGTAACTGGGCTGGATGGTGTGGGGCCCCAAGCGCCTTGAGTCCACCCATAGCTAGGCTCCAGGCAGCGCAGGGCCATGCCAGACCCACTGGGATTTGACTGGGTTGTAGCCAGGGTTCAaattggttaactgatgagcGAATGCTTATCAGTGCCAGTTACCAGTTAAACTCCCCACTGTCCCTGGCAGTGCCTGCTTGCCCCAACAGCAAATATCGGCCTGGAGCTGCTGGGAGTCCCCATCGGCTGGCAGTCTTGGTGGCCACCCTCAGCAGACATCACGAGAGAGCCCCGACCCCAGGAGATCTCGTGTCTGATACTGGCCTTGTCTGTCAGTGGATTCAAAAATACTGTAACTGATTAAATTATCGGTTACATCATTcatatttttaaccctttttactcCCTCATCCCCCACTTGCGTCATTCTTTATGAAGGTGCCACCACCGATCTGTCCCGCACTCTCACAGGCATCCTGCTGCATCTGCCATCTCTTCCTGTCTCTTTTTCTATGGACAAAGCCATGTCCAGGGCTGAGTGCCTGCCAGAGAGGGACAGAGCTCTACAAAACTGGGACTGTGCAGCTTAAAGGCAGACAAATGGGCTCCCAAAATCTCATGGGGTTTACCCTGgtgcttatttctgtttcttgaggaaaaattggaggcccatttgaaggctctgagggaagagagagaaaagctgctgggaaGGAAAACGACAGCCGAAGAGAAAAgtcaggagtatctggtaggtgcccATGGTTATGAAGtggcagggactggcagtgggaaggctgtgttaggaggcagactcATTTGTGACTttggtgaggttgggcttgtCTGTTTTTCTCCTGGACCATGGATTGCTGGGTTAGATccatgtgtagacaggccctgaggTTCCATTTCAGTGGATGAATTAATGTCCACCCCTGTGACTTTCCCAGAAATCctccccagaggaaatgaatgtCCCTGTGAGGGGCTGTCTACTGTGTCTGCTCACTTGGTGCATTAACATCTTGGTTTCTTTGTCCTCCCTGGGTATCTCTGTCAGGTTGGTGCTGACTCTCAGCTGTGCACTCAGTTCCCCATGTAAGGGCCTCAAGTTCCATCCATGTCCCcaaccagccctttccctgttttcatacagaaacagacacaagccaagaggcagaagattgtggccgagtttcagaagctgcagcagttcctgaaggaacaagagcgactcctgcttgcccagctggagaagctggatgaggagattgggaggctccagactgatgCTATTGGGAAACTCTCTGGGCAAATTTCCCATCTCAGCGAGCTGATTGGTGAGCTGGAGGGGATGTGTCAGAAGCCAgggagtgaattcctgcaggtgagactgagggagaaacgttccagctccccacacaggaaAGGGAGACTCCTGAATCACAAGCGGGTTTCAGCTGTTAGATCTGAGTGTAACTCAGCATGTGCATTGCTGACATGTGACTGACTATTGTGCTTTGCAGAGTTACAAGTATagagctattagagatggcaaagccccattcgctTAAAGGATCCATGACTCTGGGGCCAGGCCAAGGTTTTTCTTccccatgtttgcaaaatcccttccctgGAATCCCCTGTATGTGTCCAATGGCGCTGAGATGCTTTTCTGTCTGTTTTCTCTAGGACATCAGATGCACCTTGCGCAGGTACGTGGTCTTGCTCCCCTTACACTGCACAGtgcagggaaagagcttggagctgatgttggcaccgcatctcccctgcagccagatgCTGGATAAGGATGGACTcatttaattctgagggtctcacccttgcacagcagactctggaattctccATTTAGGGCATAGTCTGACCTCAAGTGTTTCttagagctgtcacctccctgggtgCTGGCTGCCTCAGGATTATGGGGctggaacatgggcctgtcactactgggcacattcagcccagggcagcagggaccaagagtctgtcccacccaagggctgtttggagacctgtgtggaaggagctgggaagggggcagctgGTGGCTTATTCTAGTCCCTAGTGGacagattccttcagcccttcacctgggaacctcctgtccctcagTTCCTGGAAGCCAAGGACTGAGATGACCAGGAAGACTAAATTCTCCTTTTGTCCCCCAGCTGGTCTCTCCAGGCCAGAGGTGAAGAACAGCAATGGGACCTTTCAGGGGAAGGTTGCACACCCATGGGCTGTTTTGCCCCTGCTCTAAggctgggagaattggaggaATTCTAACGCCAGACCTGTTAGAGCTAagacttactagccagaacttaTAATCAGTAAATGAAATACAGTCACATgaaattgtttctgtccaggtgtgagacggggcagttccagctgccagaggagatttTTCCTCAACTGGAACAACAAGTCAGCAGTTTCTCAGAGAAAACGATTGTgctgtcggagactctgagggagttcaaaggtacctaggAGGGATGCAAGAGGGGAAAGTGGCTTAAGTATCTGagactattgaatctggcctctgaagccaacgtTCCCCTACCTCAATTCCCATGGGGAGAATGACGGCCCCATAATACTActctccttagagacactgagcgaacagacccaactgcttgcagatagagccaggagtttgcaaactctgaacctcccGTTAGTGTCAAATGGCTCAAAATGAGTAAAGTTAATGTCATGGCAACACCTTCCGCCACCACAGCTTATGGTAAGACGCGGTAAGTGATTGAGAGAAACTAAAtgggaagggatgaggagggaaaagtaaattTCATTTGCAGCTTGTCTTTCCTGGGGTGGGGGTAAGGCTGCGgggatgttggctccattgctgggaggtgcctgAATGAGAGGGGAAACAGAAGATTTCAGATCTTTTCATATTAAACACttgagtgtgtctctgtctggtctctgatacaattgaaacgcagagttcagagtggggacattattataaagaggagagcctggaatctcaccttcCTTATCCTTTTCCCctccagacactctgccctcggcactggagagagcaagaggaaaatccctgggagcttttGGACAGAGTGAGTTTGCTGGTGGAGATTCTTTAAATGATAAGAAAATTTCAGTGATAACATTTTCATGGGATTatcattgaagttaccaaccaaacccaaGGACCATGGCACACACAGCCCTAAATTTCACtcactgatcagtgaggagccaCAGGGGCACTAGATTGGGGATCTGCggacactttaagaaacactggtctgtggggtttgatgctaaaggggtgaagttaaagcacacaatGGACTTCAGGCTGAGATTTCACTGTTAAATTAGTTTCAGTCTGGgattggtttcaaacaataaataggctgaaaggctgagagctgacCTGCTTCCACTGTATAATTTTGTTCCTGGCAAGAAACTGTTGGATACCtaagggctcttcagtctagtgcaggcctgggcaaatgCAGGCCATGGGCTGAATCCAACCTGCCAAGccattggatccagcccatggatgctGGGGGAGCCATGGGCTTGTTCCATGCTTGACATGCCTCATCTTCAAGCCACTCACAAAGCGATTgtgagcctgggggcgggagtgGAAGGCTTCAGATGCTGCTTCCACTCCCAGAGCAATCCCATTGGCAGGTTTCTGGTCAGAAACTGagcaccatgccccctcccctctggctcttaattattcacacacacacggccctgcagcctgtgcaaggGTTGGGCAGGCTCCCTTCCTGCCTGGGATAGGTGgatggctgcagggcaggaatcaataaggtaagtctcctggccagagcttgtCTCTACACCCcaacccttccttccccttctaatctctgcccctgcactccacatacccaaactctctgtcCTCCTCCTATATCTATATTTGCAAGAAGTTCTCAGTGGTCAGAAACCCACAGCCCCTTAGTGTCCACTCAACCACTTCTCTAAATTAAATTTACTTTAAATATCTGAGTCCAGTCTAATCCAGTGCCCAAGGTCACACCTGCCTCTCTCACCCAAactctcccactcccctctctccctcctgtatcccaatcccttacccccaagctcccttctgcttcCAATgcccatcctagaccctgcatttCTTCtcttaatatcatggaagagtgctgctctcagccactttccaaaatcttggagtggctccccatgaAAAtgtgttgcccacccctggtctagtggatacGGCTCAGGAAGAGCCAATATCTGAAAGCTAAAGCCAGACAATTTCAGGCTagaaaagaggcacaaatgtttgataaggaagaggattagctgctgaaacaaatgagcagagaactggtggattctccatctcttgatgtcttcaaatcaacaCAGGGCAACTTTCTAGGAAACATactgtggggaaacagagctttgtgcctgCGTAACTGGGTTtagtgtaatggcttgtgccacagagGAGGTCAGACTGCATAACTATGGATATTTTCTGATCCCATGAATCCATGAATTTTAagatctcatcctgcaaacactcagcacacATGTTTAATAAGCACCTGAATACTTGTATTAACTTCACTTAATCTCTGTTGTGGAGAGGGTTTATAAAGTCTCTGTCAGATGAGAGGACcaaagtttgtgctgcaaatcaGTGAATGAAGACTAAGGGTTTTAAATACATCACCTAAATTTAACCTACGTCTGTGTTCAAGCAGTTAAATATGTGGCTTGTTATAaaaaacactgggtgctgagaaccgaatcccattgttgcaggtGCAGTAATGTTGAAACTCAAGCCAGGTACGGAGAGAAATTAATATGGATTTGAGATCTAACTTGTTtgtggtgtttatggaatatctagactcaaACTTTTGCCCACAGTGGCAGAGTCTAGCATGTGTCACCAGGGAGAGTCTGGGGAGAATGGGcatgtggaaaggattaaagccccttctgaaatgtcttcatttgctcCTCTTCCCCCGACAGGCTTTAGAACTCacatgtctgtctccagctcagcccctgaccTACAGAGCCAGGtacaggaaatggctgtggtggAGCCAGTGAgtttcgaggaggtggctgtgcatttctctgaggaggaatgggctttgCTGGatctgggccagagagccctctacagggatgtgatgcaggggaattatgaggctgtgaactggctgggtaaggattcctgttcCCTTGGATATTAGAAGCTGGGTTGGGCTgcggagcagctgggttgggtttggttgaGACTCCTCAATGTCCTCTGACCCCCAGTGTCAGTAGTGTCAGCCCCAgtaatcatagaatagaatcatagaactggaagagacctcagaaggtcatcaagtccaggctcctgctctaggcaggaccaattccaactaaatcaacctggccagggctttgtcaagccgagacttaaacacctctagggatggagactccactacttccctaggtaacccattccagtgttttaccaccctcctagtgaaatagtttttcctaatatccaacctggacctctcccaccacaacttgagaccattgctccttgttctgccatctgtcactactgagtcagcttttcttcatcctctttggaagctcccttcaggaagttgaaggctgctatcaaatcacccctcactcttcacttctgcagactaaacagacccaagtccctcagcctctcctcataagtcatatgctccagccccctaatcattttggttgccctccgctggaccctctccaatcctccacatcctttttgtagtggggggcccagaactggacacaatactccagatgcggcctcaccaaagccgaatcaaggggaatgatgacatctctggatctgctggcaatgctcctcttaatgcaacctaatatgccattagccttcttggctacaagggcacactgttgactcatatctagcttctcatccactgtaacccccaggtccttttctgcagaacgactacttaaccggttggtccccagcttgtaactatgcttgggattcttccgttccaagtgcaggactctacacttgtccttgttgaacctcatcagatttcttgtggcccagtcctccaatttgtctaagtcattctgtaccctatctctgcccttaagggtatctacctctccccccagcttagtgtcatctgcaaacttgctgagggcgcaatccatcccctcatccaggtcattaataaagatattgaacaaaaccggtcctagaaccgaaccttggggcactccgctagaaacctaccgccatcctgacatcgagctgttgatcactacccgctgggcccggccttctagccatctttcaatccatcttaccgtccatttatccaatccacattcccttaacttgctggcaagaatattgtgggagaccgtatcaaaagccttgctaaagtcaaggtatataacatccactgacttccccatgtccaccgagccagttacttcatcatagaagctaattagattggtcaggcacaacttgccctttgtgaatccatgctgactattcctaatcactttcctctcatccaagtgcctcaatatggattccttaaggatcccttccatgattttttccaggaaccgaggtaagactgaccggcctatagttccctggatcatccttcttcccttttttgaggatgggcactacgtttgcctttttccagtcacctgggatttctcccgatctccacgacttttcaaagataatagccaaaggctcctcaatgacatttgccaactccctcagtaccctcggatgcacttattccggacccatggatttaagtaagtttagcttttctaaatagttcctaacctgttctttacccaccacgggctgtccatcttcatcccatcttgcgtcacttggcgcagaagtccaggagccgaccttgtccgtgaatacagaggcaaagaaagcattgagtacttcagctttccccacatcatctgtcactaggttacctccttcatccattaggggcagcactccctctctgatcaccttcttcttgttaacatgcctgtagaaacctttcttgttatccttcacatccttagccagtcgcaattccatttgcgctttcgccttcctgataaccccccggcattctcgagctatacctttcaactcctccctggtcatttgtccaagtttccactctttgtaagcttcctttttgtgcttaagttcaccctgtaagccagtccggtctcctaccatgtttgcctctcttgctacgcgtcgggatggtttctttctgtgccttcaataaggcttctttaaaatactgccagctgtcctggactccttttcctttcatgttaacatcccaggggattctgcccatcagatctcggagggagtcaaaatcggctttttttgaagtccaaggtgtgtattttactactctcttttcttcctttggtcaggatcctgagatctaccatctcatgatcactgcttcccaggttgtcacccacctccacttcccctattagttcctccctgtttgtgagcagaagatcaagctgcgcacggcccctggtcggatccttcagcaccagtgtcaagaagttatccccaacattctccaaaaacttcatggattgcctgtgtactgccgtataggtttcccagcagatgtcagggtgattaaagtcccccacgagaaccagggcctgcgatctggaagcttcgttcagttgtccgaagaaagcctcatctacctcatccacctgattcggtggcctgtagcaaacaccaaccacaacatcaatgctgttgtttgctcctttaaacttaacccatagactctcaacaggtttttctccctcttcatactggagttcagagcaatcgtagtgctctcttacgtatagtgcaactcctcctccttttctcccctgcctgttgttcctgaacagtctatacccttccatgacagcgctccagtcatgcgagtcatcccaccaagtctctgttatcccaattaaatcatatttcttggtctgggccagggcctccagttcttcctgtttgttgcccaggcttctcgcattagtgtacaaacacttcaggtaaccagttgatcgtcctatcttctccattcgaaacatgggtcctcctttcttgccccttcctctctgcatttcttcccggtatccgactttcccactcccctcagggttttggtcaccgtcccccgacgaacctagtttaaagccctcctcactaggtttgcaagcctgcctgtgaatatgctccttcctctcctcattaggtggatcccatctcttcctaacaatccttgcgtccggaacagagtcccatggtcgaagaaaccaaagccctctctgcgacaccatctgcgcaaccatgcatttacgtcctcaattcgacgatccctgcccagtcctttcccttcaacggggaggatggaggagaataccacttgtgctccaaattcttggatccttcttctagcgctacataatccgcagtaacacgctcaagatcattcttggccgtatcattagttcccacatggagaagcaggaaggggtagcaatccgaagatttgatcagcttggtaaccctctcagtgacatcccgaatgcgagctcccggtaagcagcatacctctcgagattccaggtctggacggcagagggatggctctgtccctcttagaagggagtccccgaccaccaccacccgtcgtttccttttgggcgtggtggccgtggaactcccatccgtaggactacgcatcccatgttcccttctggtttcttccttgtgaggttccttccagagctttcagcactgcagagcctgtggagagagcttgaaagcgattgcttacctctatagcattgggggattcctgtgctggcctttttccccttctagaagttacatgctgccagttctcttcttggtcgtgtactgccctctctggctcttctgcctgccgtgcttgaaggattaaatgctgccttctatcgaggaagtcttcatcctctctgatcaagcgtagggttgacacttgggcctccagtcctctaattttttcttccaaaatgtcgaccatcttgcacttggtgcagatgaaatccgttctttcttccaggaggaagacaaatatGGCACAcgttgtgcaggtaacaacagcagacccatcatcaaccattgctgctgtcctggaaaagggatttaaaaagaaaggcaagagaacctcccgcccttgcgaactccctctcaaaactccctgttagcaatcacctgttcgcaagctccttggtcgcttgcccactaccttataaagcccctccccctaccaaggctcagccaatcagcagaggcttctagaattcaaactttaattagaagccaacagtttccacctgccaatcacagccaatcatggggaggggggaggggaaaaaagcctcactctcaaacacaggggaaaataaataaacaaaaaaccaaaaaagaacacacaccaaccctcactcacaaacacaagctcagcatacagcaagaaagccccaagaaACACCCACTTCCcacaagactcctgtatctatttctcctctacctggagaactccccctctaaagcctcactcaaacagggaaaggagaaaaaaaaaacacagcaccaccacacaccaaacaaacacaagctctgcacacagtaagaaagccccaataacaaaacacacttccctcaagagtcctgtatctgcttctccttcacctggagaactccctctcaaaactccctgttagcaatcatcCTGGCTCCTGTGTAAAAGAGTGTCCCCTCCATGCCTCCTCCCAGGGGAAGCAGGTTCAAGTTCATAACAATGGTGCTGCCATTTCCAAGGTCTCAATGTGCTTCCCACCATCTTGCCCTTGTTGTGCCTTGGCCAAAGGTGTTAGTGGAAGGGGCCAGGCAAAATCAGGAGatgggtctgggtctggctgctggCAGTGCCTGTGGAGTAGCCTTGTGCTACACTGGCAGAGTGTGCAGCTTGTCCATGCTCCATAGCTCAGGGTTGTTGCTGTAGAAAGACACAGCCTTTGTTCAGGAGCTAAGGCTCTCGGCTAGGTTTATTGTTgaaggagcagggtgctagtgtcCCAGCTCTGCTAGCACAGGTACAGTGAGATGTGTCCCACCCGACAAAGGTAGCAGTTCAGTCAGCAACCAGAGTGCTGCCCTCCTCATTCTGCCCCATGGAGTGAgggagctgccattgtatcttCTCCATCTCCTTCTGTACGAGCCCTGCCCTTTATGTTTCCCTTCCCCAggcaggctgctcttgctcccccaaGATTCCTCCTGCATTCCCTTTTCCCtctctgtgaccccccccccgagagtttccctccattgcacccctgccCCCCCGATGGAttgctttccccccaccccccgcaaaccttgggagctggtggcagcttcCCTGGGCCCAGGCAGGGATTGCAGtcccctctgctgggagcatccTGGGGACAAACCCtccccctggagcactggggccCTGTTCCCAGAGGGACAGGAGCGGGGTGTCTCTCTGCCCTGTCCCCAAgcgctgcctgccctggggcagaggctaGGCTGGGGGGACTGCCCTGGGAGGGGATCCCTAGGTGCAGCTTTCTAAATACCACTGGCCCCGCGGGTGATTTTTcccgctgagctgcagcctgagctgtGGGGCCCAGCAGTGCcaccgccccctctcctcccaacccAGGCTCAGGGATCCGGCCTTTGTCAGGCCTCATAATCTTAGCAGGCAGTGGCTGTGAGTCCCTTCCTGCTGCCTGGACGGAGCCAGGGATTGCTTCCTCTTGCTTCTGGGTCCGATTGAGTAATAGGCTCCCAgactcctgctggctgctgctgagttCTAGCGCAACACCCACCCATGTGCAGGCAGTGTATCTTGGCCCGGCAACCAGCAGTTCACGGCCCACCACTGGTCCGCGGACCAGcaattgggaaccactgttctaaggtGCCTGCACAGCTGCACGTGAAGAAGTAAATGGGCACAGACCCAGTGGGTGGAGCCACGAGGCAGGGTTCCACTAAAGAGGTGCCTGCTGGACCCTGCAGAGGATGTGGAAGATGGTCATGTGATGTGGAAATAGGGAGTGGGTGGGAGTGGGGTAGCTTGGGAGAATAGGGGAAGGAGTGACAGGGTCAGTGGGATGAGATGGTGGAGGGCTGTTTGAAGCATCCCAgcaccagctgggctgccagctgcTGGTGTTTGCTAGAGCCTATGCTCAGActgggcaggggggagcaggctgcactgggggtggggtgccaagCATGAGGTCAGTCCAAGCTCAGCTTTCCTTTACTTCTTGTTGAGGCAGCTCTGAGGCTGGGGTGAGGAGCTAGTGTTAATTTCCTCCTGATTGTCAGTGTTATTCCTGGCATATCTCACACGTTGTGATGTGatggggaggaggaatgcggTGCCCCCACTGTGTTCCACTGCTAGAATTATAGAGCAAACCCCAAGCTCTGATTTCTCTGCAGTTCTAAGCCAACTGGTGTGTCGCCTCCTATCAACAGGGACAGAGGAAGCACTTGCGTTTGGCCAAGGTGAGTTTCGGTTGACAGCTGGTGGACATCTGTCGGGAAAGGTTCGTTTGATGGGAACCCTTTTATATAAAACCCTTTTATATTTAATATCTAATTTTTTAGAAGTTACCATACGGCTAATCAGCCCAGTCAGGACAGGCTAGTTCATTCAGCACTCACGACTCAGAGTTAAATGCAAGTGCAAGAGATGTAAAAAGTATTGAATGCATAGACCAGACAGATTGTTAACATCCACACTTGGAAAGAATAAAATGACATGTTATATGTGTGTTATCGGTAGTGCCAGGCAGTAACAACAGTAATAGAGTGATGTTCTGTGAGGTGACTGTGTGGAGATACAGAGATGATGTTTACTTTCCAACCACATgggtgacagagagagagagattttgtgtGTGCTGGATGACACTGGGGAAGTTTCTGGACCAGGCTGTGTCCTCTCTGCcatgctctgtggagatggg
This genomic window from Pelodiscus sinensis isolate JC-2024 chromosome 31, ASM4963464v1, whole genome shotgun sequence contains:
- the LOC142821466 gene encoding zinc finger protein RFP-like, with the translated sequence MAAKGPVERLREEASHPICLEDFTAPVALERGHNFCQAPLSPQCRDTEQQGPLPPNWQLANVVELAKPLSFQAAKRATWDRVCGEHQEAVKLFCEADQTPICLVYDRSQAHMMVPFQEAAQEYKEKLEAHLKALREEREKLLGRKTTAEEKSQEYLKQTQAKRQKIVAEFQKLQQFLKEQERLLLAQLEKLDEEIGRLQTDAIGKLSGQISHLSELIGELEGMCQKPGSEFLQDIRCTLRRCETGQFQLPEEIFPQLEQQVSSFSEKTIVLSETLREFKDTLPSALERARGKSLGAFGQSFRTHMSVSSSAPDLQSQVQEMAVVEPVSFEEVAVHFSEEEWALLDLGQRALYRDVMQGNYEAVNWLVLSQLVCRLLSTGTEEALAFGQGEFRLTAGGHLSGKLVGGFFLGATAGQCKVA